In Paeniglutamicibacter kerguelensis, one genomic interval encodes:
- a CDS encoding ROK family protein, translated as MTQSATATLTRTIRIGVDIGGTKTETVAIDADNNVLHTLRRPTGFGADEVLRSLHTVVSELRGTPALDGLPVTSLGIGIPGTVDTATGLVSSAVNVGLGSLELGALAQGEHGLPVTVENDVNAAALGAHHVLGTTEQSRSSAYLNLGTGLAAGYVSCGQLVRGASGAAGEIGHLTLGLLDEPCPCGQRGCLELVASGSGIARQWRGGGRWPAVSLFNDAAAGNPEARSIQQRFFHGTATAIRILGLTFDPASIYVGGGLNALGQPLLTGIREELKKADARSPFLAGLSLGQRVSLVPPGLPIGSIGAAIAGSTHVHTPQPQQQR; from the coding sequence ATGACGCAATCGGCCACAGCAACCCTGACGCGCACCATCAGGATCGGCGTGGACATCGGTGGCACGAAAACCGAAACCGTCGCCATCGATGCGGACAACAACGTCCTGCATACCCTGCGCCGTCCCACCGGTTTTGGTGCAGACGAGGTTCTTCGCAGCCTCCACACGGTGGTCAGCGAACTGCGCGGGACACCGGCCCTGGATGGGCTGCCCGTCACGAGCCTGGGAATCGGCATTCCCGGAACTGTCGATACGGCCACGGGCCTGGTGTCGAGTGCGGTCAACGTCGGCTTGGGCAGCCTGGAACTCGGGGCACTGGCCCAGGGCGAACACGGGCTTCCAGTCACCGTGGAAAACGACGTCAACGCCGCGGCCCTCGGCGCCCACCATGTCTTGGGCACCACGGAACAATCACGGTCCAGCGCGTACCTCAACCTCGGGACGGGCCTGGCCGCCGGATATGTCTCCTGCGGCCAGCTGGTCCGTGGAGCCTCGGGTGCTGCCGGGGAAATCGGGCACCTCACGCTCGGATTGCTTGATGAACCCTGCCCGTGCGGGCAACGCGGATGCCTGGAACTCGTCGCCTCGGGATCGGGTATCGCCCGACAGTGGAGAGGCGGGGGCCGCTGGCCGGCAGTCTCGCTCTTCAACGATGCCGCGGCGGGAAACCCCGAGGCACGCTCCATCCAACAGCGGTTCTTCCACGGGACGGCAACGGCGATTCGCATTCTTGGACTGACATTCGATCCTGCTTCCATTTATGTGGGCGGCGGCCTGAATGCGTTGGGGCAACCACTGCTGACCGGAATCCGCGAGGAACTCAAGAAGGCCGATGCCCGATCCCCGTTCCTTGCCGGGCTGTCATTGGGTCAACGCGTCAGCCTGGTTCCTCCGGGACTGCCCATTGGATCAATAGGTGCCGCCATTGCCGGATCCACCCACGTACACACCCCGCAACCACAGCAGCAAAGGTAA
- a CDS encoding sulfatase family protein, producing MRNILLIHCHDLGRFVGAYGVETVSTPHLDTMAEESVLFEQAFSTAPHCSPARASLFTGNYPQSNGVLGLTHEPFDWDLNDPKTHLAHRLKTAGYQTELVGVHHESRVLADEVVAERLGFDRARTGGARDVVVERATEALRRMATENAPFYLQVGFTEPHRVPSERDRPGVMGFLADGVDPDAARGLTVPGHLVDDPGAREEIAELQGAVRHMDEGVGSILAALEALGLRDETLVVFTTDHGLALPRAKCTLYDAGLGVAMMIRNPAHPAWRSRRIAGIVSHVDVVPTLLDLTGLPVPDRLPGTSLRPAVESGEEARTHCFSQLSYHTYYDPKRSVRTPTHKLIVNFSNAPRAMDPTQSWVHRSLPADLNGPTIGTSPVRELYDLRTDPEELENLAEDPAQEDTLASLSAALLDWMRECEDPLLNTGTATKRHRDALQYLLGARHAPTPVQPELAIS from the coding sequence ATGCGCAACATCCTCCTGATCCACTGTCACGACCTGGGACGTTTCGTCGGCGCCTATGGCGTTGAAACGGTGTCCACCCCGCATCTTGATACCATGGCCGAAGAATCCGTGCTCTTCGAGCAGGCTTTCTCGACGGCGCCGCACTGCAGCCCGGCCCGGGCCTCCCTCTTCACGGGGAACTACCCGCAGTCCAACGGCGTGCTCGGCCTGACCCACGAGCCGTTCGACTGGGACCTGAACGACCCCAAGACGCACCTGGCACACCGCCTCAAGACGGCCGGCTACCAAACCGAACTGGTCGGCGTGCACCACGAGTCACGGGTGCTGGCCGATGAGGTCGTCGCCGAGCGGCTTGGTTTCGACCGTGCCCGCACCGGCGGCGCCCGCGACGTCGTCGTGGAGCGTGCCACCGAGGCGTTGCGGCGCATGGCAACCGAAAACGCACCGTTCTACTTGCAAGTGGGCTTCACCGAACCGCACCGTGTGCCCTCCGAACGCGATCGGCCGGGGGTCATGGGATTCCTCGCCGACGGGGTCGACCCCGATGCCGCACGCGGGCTCACGGTCCCGGGCCACCTGGTTGACGATCCGGGAGCCCGCGAGGAAATCGCCGAACTCCAGGGCGCCGTCAGGCACATGGACGAGGGCGTCGGCAGCATCCTGGCCGCGCTCGAGGCACTGGGACTGCGGGATGAAACCCTGGTGGTCTTCACCACCGACCACGGGCTCGCCCTCCCCCGCGCCAAATGCACCCTGTACGACGCGGGATTGGGTGTCGCGATGATGATCCGCAACCCGGCGCACCCGGCGTGGAGGTCCCGCCGGATCGCCGGGATCGTCAGCCACGTGGACGTCGTCCCCACGCTGCTTGACCTGACCGGGCTGCCGGTGCCGGACCGGTTGCCGGGCACCAGCCTGCGGCCGGCCGTCGAGTCGGGCGAGGAGGCGCGCACCCACTGCTTCAGCCAGTTGTCGTACCACACCTACTACGACCCCAAGCGTTCGGTGCGCACCCCCACCCACAAGCTCATCGTCAATTTCTCCAACGCTCCACGGGCCATGGATCCCACCCAATCGTGGGTTCACCGCAGTTTGCCCGCGGACCTCAACGGACCGACCATCGGCACCAGTCCGGTCAGGGAACTCTACGACCTCCGAACCGACCCGGAGGAACTGGAGAACCTGGCCGAGGATCCGGCCCAGGAAGACACGCTTGCATCGCTATCGGCGGCGCTCCTTGACTGGATGCGGGAATGCGAGGATCCCCTGCTCAACACCGGAACCGCAACCAAACGCCACCGCGATGCCCTGCAATACCTGTTGGGTGCACGGCACGCGCCCACACCCGTCCAACCCGAGCTCGCCATCAGTTAG
- a CDS encoding hydroxyacid dehydrogenase: MNIDDAVTGHTLSDIPKLRILLSIPAAEFNAFIPAATRTALDELGHVTSIAPSDLQSPGAFARAAFDADVFITAWGFPKLDADRLSLAPNLRCVIHAASSLHALVSDDFWATGIPVSQAGAAMAPAVAELSLAFTLNLLRRINRLDHGLRNGETWDGTRNIRRAREICGARIGVVGASRTGRRYIQACQALGADVRIYDPYVQESDPLAALSTDLESLFATSDVIAVHAPSTPETTGLIGASHLALLPDGAGFINTARSTIVDMDALYTEVSSGRLDAALDVFDLEPLPADDRWRSLPNALLTPHLGGATANSRRRAGLIVVDELRRFLGGLPMEHALTRTDLEKMG; the protein is encoded by the coding sequence ATGAATATCGACGACGCTGTGACTGGGCACACGCTCAGCGACATCCCCAAGCTTAGGATTCTACTAAGCATCCCCGCAGCCGAGTTCAACGCTTTCATCCCGGCTGCGACACGCACGGCACTGGATGAACTTGGACATGTCACCTCGATTGCGCCGTCCGACCTCCAATCCCCCGGCGCCTTTGCCCGGGCCGCATTCGATGCAGACGTGTTTATTACCGCGTGGGGCTTTCCGAAGCTGGACGCCGACCGCCTGTCCCTCGCACCAAATCTTCGCTGTGTCATTCATGCAGCTTCTTCCCTGCATGCATTGGTGAGCGACGATTTTTGGGCCACGGGCATCCCGGTCTCCCAGGCAGGTGCCGCGATGGCGCCGGCCGTCGCCGAACTGTCCTTGGCCTTCACGCTGAACCTCCTGCGCCGCATCAACAGACTCGATCACGGCCTTCGCAACGGCGAAACCTGGGATGGCACGCGAAACATTCGCCGGGCCCGGGAGATTTGCGGGGCGCGCATTGGCGTAGTGGGGGCTTCGCGCACGGGACGACGCTACATCCAGGCCTGCCAAGCCTTGGGCGCGGACGTGCGGATCTACGACCCGTACGTGCAGGAATCCGATCCGCTGGCCGCCCTCTCCACTGACCTCGAGTCACTCTTCGCAACCAGCGACGTTATCGCGGTCCATGCCCCGTCCACCCCGGAGACCACGGGGCTGATCGGCGCCAGCCACCTGGCGCTGCTACCCGACGGCGCCGGCTTCATCAACACCGCCCGCTCCACCATCGTGGACATGGACGCCCTCTACACCGAGGTTTCCTCCGGTCGCCTTGACGCCGCGCTCGACGTCTTTGACCTCGAACCCCTGCCCGCGGATGACCGCTGGAGATCACTGCCCAACGCACTGCTGACACCGCATCTCGGCGGCGCCACCGCGAACTCACGTCGGCGCGCTGGCCTGATTGTCGTCGATGAACTACGCAGATTCCTGGGTGGCCTCCCTATGGAACACGCTTTGACCCGAACCGACCTCGAGAAAATGGGATGA
- a CDS encoding gfo/Idh/MocA family oxidoreductase has protein sequence MSAGSAPIRFGLIGVDSPHAPSFTSLFGDGIDGAVPGGTVTHAWKGEAAADFPLSFERIDGFEQQVIDLGVSMCASPEEVAQVCDALLIVASDTRTHRAYFDRVVGFGKPIYVDTRFATTLDDARSMLAAAQASGALVLAGSPKRFTPEFASAVAAGPAERISLTGPLPTQPGHPGLAWYGVHLVDLAVTALGADTDLAGAVIESSRDEAGGRTRVTIRCVDGRVIDLGGEDQWSAFTAGVLERADSNAEFSIEAGPPMLVGLLEGLVASCLGGTPNVPPADILGIVAIVQAANQSLDTGRPVSLGSLT, from the coding sequence ATGAGCGCGGGTAGTGCACCGATCCGGTTCGGCCTGATCGGCGTCGATTCGCCGCACGCGCCCTCGTTCACTTCCCTGTTCGGGGACGGCATCGATGGCGCGGTGCCCGGCGGCACCGTGACACACGCGTGGAAAGGGGAAGCTGCGGCGGACTTTCCGCTCAGCTTCGAGCGCATCGACGGTTTTGAGCAGCAGGTCATCGACCTGGGGGTGAGCATGTGCGCTTCCCCCGAAGAGGTGGCCCAGGTGTGTGATGCCCTGCTGATCGTCGCCTCGGATACCCGCACGCACCGCGCGTACTTCGATCGTGTTGTGGGCTTCGGCAAGCCGATCTACGTGGACACGCGCTTTGCCACGACGTTGGATGACGCGCGGTCGATGCTCGCCGCGGCGCAGGCCTCCGGCGCCCTGGTCCTTGCCGGTTCGCCCAAACGGTTCACCCCCGAGTTCGCATCCGCGGTGGCGGCGGGCCCGGCCGAGCGAATTTCACTCACCGGTCCGTTGCCGACCCAGCCGGGACACCCCGGCCTGGCCTGGTACGGCGTCCACCTGGTGGATTTGGCCGTTACAGCACTGGGCGCCGACACCGATCTGGCCGGGGCCGTCATCGAGTCGAGTCGAGATGAGGCCGGCGGGCGCACTCGCGTCACCATCCGTTGTGTCGATGGCAGGGTGATAGACCTGGGCGGCGAAGATCAGTGGAGCGCCTTCACCGCAGGAGTCTTGGAACGGGCCGACAGCAACGCGGAGTTTTCGATCGAAGCCGGGCCACCGATGCTCGTGGGCCTGCTTGAGGGCCTCGTCGCATCCTGCCTGGGCGGAACACCCAACGTCCCGCCGGCCGACATTCTCGGCATCGTCGCCATCGTCCAGGCCGCAAACCAGAGCCTGGACACCGGGCGCCCCGTGTCCCTGGGGAGCCTGACATGA
- a CDS encoding extracellular solute-binding protein: MITQKFRGPRATRSAVATAAIFTAAALTLSACGSSSASPEANSGQKKSEVTLWMYPVIKDETASKKYWQDTEAAFEKANPNIDLAIELQTFEKRDPQISAALAAGSGPDVVLITPDQAATYKNVRGLLPVDKAVEKDKDSFYPTTLEAATFDGELYGVPIFQNVNTAAYNTKIFADADLPLPKTWDDLRSAAPVLAKKGIAVMDYAGSPEQTLNLSFYPLLWQAGGTVFTDDAKDVAFDSEAGEAALQLLIDLKKLGGLPVDAATDGPKVEGAPIAAGKVAMRATTSLAELKQMRAALGEENVTLRAPLQGTVQATYGNPGLLALTSINKKDNRDAAYTLMSYLSSAESQKALNAAAGNLPTRTDAGTPSSDPDLVAMNEALKTANPGESSPVARQVMGTLAPNIQAALRGDVSAREALDRAAEEARGILQRSAK, encoded by the coding sequence ATGATCACCCAGAAGTTCCGTGGCCCTCGCGCCACGCGTTCAGCGGTAGCAACCGCAGCTATCTTTACCGCCGCAGCACTGACGCTTTCGGCCTGTGGCTCCTCCTCGGCCTCCCCGGAAGCCAATAGCGGCCAGAAGAAAAGCGAAGTCACGCTCTGGATGTACCCTGTCATCAAGGATGAGACGGCCAGCAAGAAGTACTGGCAGGACACCGAGGCCGCATTCGAGAAGGCAAACCCGAACATCGACCTGGCCATCGAACTCCAGACGTTCGAGAAGCGTGACCCCCAGATCTCCGCGGCTCTCGCCGCGGGTTCGGGACCCGATGTGGTCCTCATTACCCCCGACCAGGCTGCCACCTACAAGAACGTGCGCGGTCTGCTGCCGGTGGACAAAGCGGTGGAAAAGGACAAGGACTCCTTCTACCCGACGACGCTCGAGGCAGCGACCTTCGACGGCGAGCTGTACGGCGTCCCGATCTTCCAGAACGTCAACACTGCCGCGTACAACACCAAGATCTTTGCCGATGCCGACCTCCCGTTGCCCAAGACCTGGGATGACCTGCGCAGCGCGGCACCGGTGCTCGCCAAGAAGGGCATCGCCGTCATGGACTACGCAGGCAGCCCCGAGCAAACACTCAACCTGTCCTTCTACCCCCTGCTGTGGCAGGCGGGCGGAACCGTTTTCACCGACGATGCCAAGGACGTCGCATTCGACTCCGAGGCCGGGGAAGCCGCCCTGCAGTTGTTGATCGACCTGAAGAAGCTCGGCGGACTACCCGTTGATGCCGCCACCGACGGCCCCAAGGTGGAAGGCGCCCCGATCGCCGCCGGAAAGGTCGCCATGCGTGCCACCACCTCCCTGGCCGAACTCAAGCAGATGCGGGCGGCCCTCGGTGAGGAAAACGTGACACTGAGAGCTCCCTTGCAGGGCACCGTCCAGGCGACCTATGGCAACCCCGGACTGCTGGCACTGACGTCCATCAACAAGAAGGACAATCGGGACGCTGCCTACACGCTCATGTCCTACCTGAGCTCCGCGGAATCGCAGAAGGCCTTGAACGCGGCGGCGGGAAACCTGCCGACGCGCACCGACGCCGGGACCCCGAGCTCGGATCCGGACCTGGTGGCCATGAACGAGGCCTTGAAAACCGCAAACCCGGGAGAATCCTCCCCGGTGGCACGACAGGTGATGGGCACCCTGGCCCCGAACATCCAGGCAGCCCTCCGGGGCGACGTTTCGGCCCGCGAAGCATTGGACCGTGCCGCCGAGGAAGCCCGCGGAATCCTCCAGCGCTCGGCCAAATGA
- a CDS encoding carbohydrate ABC transporter permease yields MSVNTSLRSAPTRRESPTTPPQPTPTPTPKRNLARRREAIAGILFVLPTLVIFGLFKFLPIFGAGAMSLTEYSLNGDVEFLGADNYARLARDPNFWQSLRVTLLYVVIFVPFIIAVSLAGAVLLDKLVRFTGTFRALLFIPYLSSFVMAGIIWTWIFSTDGPLNAALGALGLGPVPFTSGSQWLVLASLALVSVWKGFGYSMLIFLAGLKAQPAEVHEAARIDGAGAWKSFLYVTLPLLKPVVFFVLVIETIIGFQVFDTIYVMTGGGPARASHSLIYFLFDEGFKFFDFGYASAVGVVLFVIVLILSLVQQRFFEGKDSK; encoded by the coding sequence ATGTCAGTCAACACCAGCCTCAGGTCAGCGCCGACGCGTAGGGAATCGCCGACCACACCACCCCAGCCCACGCCCACGCCCACGCCCAAACGCAACCTGGCCCGCAGGCGCGAGGCCATTGCCGGCATCTTGTTTGTCCTTCCGACACTGGTGATTTTCGGGCTCTTCAAGTTCCTCCCCATCTTCGGTGCCGGAGCCATGAGCCTGACCGAATACAGCCTCAACGGAGACGTTGAATTCCTTGGTGCCGACAACTACGCGCGCCTGGCCAGGGATCCCAACTTCTGGCAGAGCCTGCGCGTCACGCTCCTGTACGTGGTGATCTTTGTTCCCTTCATCATTGCGGTTTCGTTGGCCGGCGCCGTGCTGCTCGACAAGCTGGTCCGCTTCACCGGTACATTCCGGGCGCTGCTGTTCATCCCCTACCTGAGCTCGTTTGTCATGGCAGGCATCATCTGGACGTGGATCTTCTCCACCGACGGACCGCTGAACGCGGCCCTGGGTGCACTGGGGCTGGGCCCGGTCCCCTTCACCTCGGGTTCGCAGTGGCTCGTGCTTGCCTCCCTGGCGCTCGTCTCTGTCTGGAAGGGCTTCGGCTACTCGATGCTGATCTTCCTGGCCGGGCTCAAGGCACAGCCAGCGGAGGTGCACGAGGCGGCAAGGATCGATGGAGCCGGGGCCTGGAAGTCGTTCTTGTACGTCACCCTGCCGCTACTCAAGCCCGTTGTCTTCTTTGTCTTGGTCATCGAAACCATCATCGGTTTCCAGGTGTTCGACACCATCTACGTCATGACCGGCGGCGGCCCGGCCCGCGCCAGCCACAGCCTGATCTACTTCCTCTTCGACGAGGGCTTCAAGTTCTTCGACTTCGGTTACGCATCGGCCGTCGGCGTGGTGCTGTTTGTCATCGTGCTCATTCTTTCGCTCGTCCAGCAGCGCTTCTTTGAAGGTAAGGATTCCAAATGA
- a CDS encoding ROK family transcriptional regulator: MKPRAGSKALIREINEALILDILRTQAPVSRATVATQTGLSAASVTGITGKLIRGGLVVETETVRDTGGRPARLLELGLDGVFAAGVRLSPTEALAVVVDLRGGVVSTHRESLASTDPADAAEAVGNAVRQAAGGKLSQLIGVGVTLSGIVDQASGVVRHSGALGWADVSFQALLEDVLGEAVVIDSYANAYARGLLFDGSFTVSELLVFSVGMSLGAAVVVEGRIQPGFNGSAGGFAHSRAITGAEPVRLCHCGAEDCLETRGSLWGMRHAIERSGGTARAIDHELDHEVISKAAWHLGVGMANVAKVLGPEKVVVGFAPEARLGTFAEQTKESFLRQYEHSNTPAPQLETTVTDHVALARGAACSVLGGLFTARESQERSA, from the coding sequence ATGAAGCCACGCGCAGGAAGTAAGGCCCTGATTCGAGAGATCAACGAGGCGCTGATCCTCGATATTCTCCGTACCCAGGCACCTGTGTCTCGGGCGACGGTGGCAACCCAAACAGGGTTGAGTGCCGCGAGCGTCACCGGTATTACGGGAAAGCTCATCCGTGGCGGCCTGGTGGTTGAGACTGAGACAGTCCGGGATACCGGCGGCAGGCCCGCGCGACTGCTCGAACTTGGCCTTGACGGAGTATTTGCCGCAGGTGTGCGACTTTCGCCAACGGAGGCGCTCGCCGTCGTTGTTGATCTGCGCGGCGGTGTGGTGTCGACTCACCGGGAGTCGCTGGCTTCCACCGACCCTGCCGATGCGGCGGAAGCCGTGGGTAACGCGGTCCGTCAAGCGGCAGGTGGGAAGCTGTCGCAGCTCATCGGCGTGGGGGTCACCCTGTCCGGCATTGTAGATCAGGCAAGCGGCGTGGTCAGGCATAGCGGCGCGCTGGGCTGGGCCGACGTATCTTTCCAGGCGCTGCTGGAGGATGTGCTTGGTGAAGCCGTGGTAATCGATAGCTATGCCAATGCCTATGCCCGCGGACTGCTCTTCGACGGTTCGTTTACGGTGAGCGAATTGCTGGTTTTCAGCGTTGGCATGAGTTTGGGTGCAGCTGTGGTGGTTGAGGGGCGTATCCAGCCAGGCTTCAACGGTTCGGCCGGTGGTTTTGCCCATTCTCGGGCGATTACAGGAGCCGAGCCAGTGAGACTGTGCCACTGCGGCGCGGAGGATTGTCTGGAAACACGCGGAAGTCTTTGGGGGATGCGCCACGCGATTGAACGGAGTGGCGGAACCGCGCGGGCCATTGATCACGAACTGGATCACGAAGTCATCTCCAAGGCGGCCTGGCATCTGGGGGTTGGCATGGCGAACGTGGCCAAGGTCCTCGGCCCGGAAAAAGTGGTCGTCGGGTTCGCTCCCGAGGCCCGACTCGGGACGTTCGCCGAACAAACCAAGGAATCATTCCTTCGGCAATACGAACATTCGAACACTCCGGCGCCCCAACTGGAAACCACCGTCACGGATCATGTTGCGCTGGCGCGCGGTGCGGCGTGCTCGGTTCTTGGAGGGCTTTTCACGGCGAGGGAGTCGCAGGAGCGCAGCGCCTAG
- a CDS encoding carbohydrate ABC transporter permease — MTAVAPAPVVRRNGMEKRRQRTLTIVLAVISLFTVAPLIAVVVLALSPENAPTLPYAIPKELTFENIIRVLNVGEFPLWLWNSFIYSAVSVVIVLLTASMAAYAFARKRFPGRNALLWAIIATLMVPVQATLIPTFIMISRMGGVDTLWGLILPTLANAQAIFLIHQFIRDMPEELFDAARIDGAGEWRTFWQIVLPLIRPVLATLAIFVFLWHWNDLLWPLVVGQSDAAKTLTVGLATLNTETASTSSVMAATLISFIPCLVIFALLQKHIVASITHSGVKG; from the coding sequence ATGACCGCCGTAGCCCCGGCTCCCGTCGTCCGCCGAAACGGCATGGAGAAACGACGTCAGCGCACGCTCACCATCGTCCTTGCCGTCATTTCCCTCTTCACCGTTGCCCCGCTGATTGCCGTGGTCGTGCTGGCGCTGTCCCCGGAGAACGCACCCACGCTCCCCTACGCGATACCCAAGGAACTCACGTTCGAGAACATCATCCGCGTGCTCAACGTGGGCGAGTTCCCGCTCTGGCTGTGGAACTCGTTCATCTACTCGGCAGTTTCGGTGGTGATCGTGCTGCTCACCGCCTCCATGGCGGCCTATGCGTTTGCCCGCAAGCGCTTCCCGGGCCGCAACGCCCTGCTCTGGGCAATCATCGCAACCCTCATGGTCCCGGTCCAGGCCACTCTGATCCCCACCTTCATCATGATTTCGAGGATGGGCGGCGTGGACACGCTTTGGGGCTTGATCCTGCCGACTCTGGCCAACGCTCAGGCCATCTTCCTGATCCACCAGTTCATCCGGGACATGCCCGAGGAACTCTTCGACGCGGCCCGCATCGACGGTGCCGGGGAATGGCGCACCTTCTGGCAGATCGTCCTGCCGCTGATCCGCCCGGTCCTGGCCACGCTGGCGATCTTCGTCTTCCTCTGGCACTGGAACGACCTGCTGTGGCCGCTGGTCGTGGGCCAATCCGACGCCGCCAAAACGCTGACCGTTGGCTTGGCGACGCTGAACACGGAAACCGCATCCACCTCCAGCGTCATGGCGGCAACGCTGATCAGCTTCATCCCGTGCCTGGTGATCTTTGCCCTGCTGCAGAAGCACATCGTTGCCAGCATCACCCACAGCGGCGTGAAGGGATGA
- the nagB gene encoding glucosamine-6-phosphate deaminase produces MAEIIIVRDNIEAGNIAASILLKQITAVPDTVLGLATGSTPLSTYAALSRSLRHADLDLSCVRGFALDEYLGVPPQHPESYRSVISREVVEPMGLDPNRVFTPRGTGSNIEEAGNEYEEMITAAGGIDVQILGIGSNGHIAFNEPGSSLASRTRIKALTAQTRSDNARFFDSLDEVPTHCITQGLGTIQEARHLLLLAFGANKSRALAAAVEGPVSATIPGSIIQLHPHVTVIVDEEAAAELTGSEYYRQASQAAAGIALSGVLA; encoded by the coding sequence GTGGCTGAAATCATCATAGTTCGCGACAACATTGAGGCAGGAAACATCGCGGCCTCAATCCTTCTGAAACAAATCACCGCGGTCCCCGACACGGTACTCGGTCTGGCCACAGGCTCGACACCGTTGTCCACCTACGCGGCGTTGTCGCGCTCGTTGCGCCATGCCGACCTGGATCTCTCCTGCGTCAGGGGCTTCGCGCTCGACGAATACCTGGGCGTCCCGCCGCAACACCCGGAAAGCTATCGCTCGGTGATTTCTCGCGAAGTCGTGGAACCAATGGGGCTCGACCCCAACCGTGTCTTCACGCCGCGGGGCACCGGGAGCAACATCGAGGAGGCCGGCAACGAATATGAGGAAATGATCACGGCAGCCGGCGGCATTGATGTCCAAATCCTCGGTATCGGCTCCAACGGCCACATTGCCTTCAACGAACCGGGATCCTCACTTGCATCCCGCACCCGGATCAAGGCCCTGACAGCTCAAACCCGCAGCGACAACGCCAGATTCTTCGACTCCCTCGATGAGGTCCCCACACACTGCATCACCCAGGGGCTTGGCACCATTCAAGAAGCCCGGCATCTGTTGTTGCTTGCCTTTGGTGCCAATAAGTCCCGGGCACTTGCCGCGGCCGTTGAAGGACCGGTTTCCGCAACCATCCCCGGGTCGATCATCCAACTTCATCCCCACGTCACGGTCATCGTGGACGAAGAAGCGGCCGCGGAGCTTACAGGATCCGAGTACTACCGGCAGGCCAGCCAAGCTGCCGCCGGCATCGCCCTCTCGGGCGTACTCGCCTGA
- a CDS encoding formylglycine-generating enzyme family protein, producing the protein MRDEALVPGGTFLMGDAFGEGYPADGETPVHKVRLEAFRIDATAVTNSMFAEFVASTGYRTEAQQYGSSAVFHLLSAAARPDILGTAAGAPWWLNIRGADWAHPTGPDSHWQDIPDHPVIHVSHHDALAYCVWAGRRLPTEAEWEYAARGGLVSQRFAWGNELTPGGEHRCNIWQGTFPTSNTLDDGHLGTAPVKSFPPNGYGLFDMAGNVWEWCADWFLPKYYRNSPVDAPQGPTIGSGRVMRGGSYLCHASYCERYRVAARTSNTPDSSSGNCGFRTVARTESTVVDN; encoded by the coding sequence GTGCGCGATGAGGCATTGGTGCCGGGCGGAACGTTCCTCATGGGCGATGCCTTCGGCGAGGGCTACCCGGCCGATGGCGAAACCCCAGTGCACAAGGTCCGGCTCGAGGCGTTTCGAATCGACGCGACGGCAGTAACCAATTCGATGTTCGCAGAATTCGTGGCGAGCACGGGTTACCGGACCGAAGCCCAGCAGTACGGTTCTTCGGCGGTGTTTCATTTGCTTTCCGCTGCAGCGCGACCCGATATTCTCGGGACGGCGGCCGGGGCTCCGTGGTGGTTGAACATTCGCGGTGCGGACTGGGCGCACCCGACCGGGCCCGATTCCCACTGGCAAGACATTCCGGACCACCCCGTCATTCACGTCTCTCATCATGACGCACTGGCATACTGCGTCTGGGCCGGACGCCGTCTGCCGACCGAGGCCGAGTGGGAGTACGCCGCCCGCGGCGGTCTGGTGTCGCAGCGCTTTGCCTGGGGAAACGAACTAACACCCGGCGGCGAACACCGCTGCAACATCTGGCAAGGAACCTTTCCGACCAGTAACACCCTCGATGACGGGCATCTCGGGACCGCCCCGGTGAAGTCTTTCCCGCCCAACGGATACGGACTCTTCGATATGGCGGGCAACGTCTGGGAATGGTGCGCAGACTGGTTCCTGCCCAAGTACTACCGGAACTCCCCCGTCGATGCCCCCCAAGGCCCGACCATCGGATCCGGACGGGTCATGCGCGGAGGTTCATACCTCTGCCATGCCTCCTACTGCGAACGCTATCGAGTCGCCGCCCGAACATCCAACACCCCTGATTCATCCTCTGGCAACTGCGGTTTCCGGACCGTTGCGCGAACCGAATCCACTGTTGTCGACAACTGA